One window of the Chitinophaga niabensis genome contains the following:
- the tssD gene encoding type VI secretion system tube protein TssD has protein sequence MAFNAKLNMAGKQYDVLSCSYTLNRDVDHKGRPSSGVYGGTIDVEVESTEDTSIIEAMVNSQFKPFSGAVLIKKTDEDAKMKEVAFEGAFIVKYTEGLNVIGSDPMKLRFTISARKMKLGNAEHVNDWPDAKA, from the coding sequence ATGGCATTCAATGCAAAATTAAACATGGCAGGAAAGCAGTACGATGTACTGAGCTGCAGCTACACCCTGAACAGGGATGTTGATCACAAAGGCCGCCCTTCTTCCGGCGTATACGGCGGCACCATTGATGTAGAAGTAGAATCCACGGAGGATACTTCCATTATTGAAGCGATGGTAAATTCTCAATTCAAACCCTTCTCCGGCGCAGTGCTCATCAAGAAAACAGATGAAGACGCCAAAATGAAAGAGGTGGCATTTGAAGGCGCTTTCATTGTTAAGTACACGGAAGGCCTCAATGTGATCGGTTCTGACCCGATGAAGCTCCGGTTCACGATCTCTGCGCGCAAAATGAAACTGGGCAATGCAGAGCATGTAAACGACTGGCCGGACGCTAAAGCCTGA
- the tssD gene encoding type VI secretion system tube protein TssD → MAFKATLQLGSKEYDVLQCSFSLNRDVDAKGRPSSGVYGGTIHVEIESTEDTSVIESMVNSQFKPFSGKIIIKKTDEDAKMKELFFSNGFIIQYNEGINVVGNHPMTLSFVISAQTLKMGNAEHENDWPK, encoded by the coding sequence ATGGCATTCAAAGCAACGCTGCAATTGGGCAGCAAGGAGTATGATGTACTGCAATGCAGTTTCTCCCTTAACCGGGATGTGGACGCCAAAGGCCGCCCCTCTTCAGGCGTGTACGGAGGAACTATTCATGTGGAAATTGAATCAACGGAAGATACTTCCGTGATCGAATCCATGGTGAATAGCCAGTTCAAACCCTTCTCCGGTAAGATCATCATTAAGAAAACTGATGAGGATGCTAAAATGAAAGAGCTGTTTTTCAGCAATGGCTTTATCATACAATATAACGAAGGCATCAATGTGGTGGGTAATCATCCCATGACCCTCAGTTTCGTGATCTCTGCACAAACCCTTAAAATGGGTAATGCAGAACATGAGAATGACTGGCCCAAATAA
- a CDS encoding type VI secretion system Vgr family protein — MEGKLNVSIHIEDTPILHFSSFTLEQRFNAHHYFELRFNHDEMGAPGVISLDKCRGFMGKNINVQFGKLQGGEQLFVGKVTKVELSQSHGYHGTLIVSGYSPSILIDRGPDLGSYLNKDLSAIIRKATEDAPANDLNLQLNPARKEPIDYLIQYRESDYDFLNRLSAEYHEWFFYDGVKLQFGKPDKQEEVKLVYGRDLHSLQYAMQVAPLKSRKFFYSPKEDELFKAEAKAKPSGQPDLAHAVNASNELYSKIYSQPLNVRIDTRQEIETFVANEEKSNIADLLQITASGDNPQVGLGKVVDVSMSVKEALSFTVQQLGRFLVTAVYHHIDGVGHYYNTFEGVVADTERIPVRQYEKPLADMQLAMVDDNEDPDGQGRVKVKFKWECTCNDVSEWLRVVSPNAGSSEKVSTNRGFTFVPEKGDQVVVAFEEGNIARPLVLGSVYHGKSGKGGGASNNVKSLSTRSGSTVTLDDSKGSVMVKDPSGNVLTMHGDGSCTLNAPNSFTINTKDFTVNAGNSVTINAQPGEQGGGEGIVTISAKKSISGTADTEDITFAATAKGVSISGNTDVKVESLTAAANVIGSTIANIFGADVTVNGGTTIRVGSPDTDIT, encoded by the coding sequence ATGGAAGGTAAACTGAATGTAAGCATCCATATAGAGGATACGCCTATCCTGCATTTTTCATCTTTTACGCTGGAACAGCGGTTCAATGCACATCACTATTTTGAATTGCGTTTCAATCATGATGAAATGGGTGCACCCGGCGTTATTTCGCTGGACAAGTGCAGAGGCTTCATGGGCAAGAATATTAATGTGCAGTTCGGCAAGCTGCAGGGAGGTGAACAGCTTTTTGTCGGCAAAGTCACTAAAGTAGAACTTTCCCAGAGCCATGGTTATCACGGAACACTCATTGTAAGCGGTTACAGCCCCAGTATCCTGATAGACCGCGGGCCTGATCTTGGATCTTATCTCAATAAAGACCTGAGTGCCATTATCCGGAAAGCCACAGAAGATGCGCCTGCAAATGATCTCAATTTGCAACTGAACCCTGCGCGCAAAGAACCTATCGACTACCTGATCCAGTATCGTGAAAGTGATTATGATTTTCTGAACAGGCTTTCCGCAGAATACCATGAATGGTTTTTCTATGATGGGGTGAAATTGCAGTTCGGAAAACCCGATAAGCAGGAGGAAGTAAAGCTGGTCTACGGCCGGGACCTGCATAGCCTGCAGTATGCCATGCAGGTAGCACCGCTCAAAAGCCGCAAATTTTTCTATAGTCCAAAAGAAGATGAGCTGTTCAAAGCAGAAGCCAAGGCCAAACCTTCCGGCCAGCCGGACCTTGCCCATGCTGTAAATGCTTCCAATGAACTCTATAGCAAAATATACTCACAGCCACTGAACGTGCGGATAGATACCCGGCAGGAAATAGAAACTTTTGTGGCTAATGAAGAAAAATCAAATATCGCTGACCTTCTCCAGATCACAGCCAGCGGTGATAATCCGCAGGTTGGCCTGGGAAAAGTGGTGGATGTAAGCATGAGTGTGAAAGAAGCATTGAGCTTTACAGTGCAGCAGCTGGGGCGATTCCTGGTTACTGCAGTATACCATCACATAGATGGAGTGGGTCATTATTACAATACTTTCGAAGGAGTGGTGGCAGATACAGAGCGCATTCCCGTACGGCAATATGAAAAGCCGCTGGCAGATATGCAACTGGCCATGGTAGATGATAACGAAGATCCGGACGGGCAGGGCCGCGTAAAGGTGAAATTTAAATGGGAATGCACCTGCAACGATGTGTCTGAATGGTTGCGGGTAGTTTCGCCAAATGCCGGCAGCTCAGAAAAAGTAAGCACCAACAGAGGTTTTACTTTTGTGCCTGAAAAAGGAGACCAGGTAGTGGTAGCTTTTGAGGAAGGAAATATTGCCCGGCCACTTGTGCTCGGTAGTGTATATCATGGCAAATCAGGTAAAGGCGGCGGTGCTTCAAATAATGTAAAAAGCCTCAGCACCCGCAGTGGCAGTACTGTTACACTGGATGATAGTAAAGGCAGTGTAATGGTTAAAGATCCAAGCGGCAATGTGCTTACCATGCATGGAGATGGGTCCTGTACCCTCAATGCACCCAATTCATTTACCATCAATACCAAAGACTTTACGGTGAATGCTGGTAACAGTGTTACCATCAATGCCCAGCCTGGTGAACAGGGAGGAGGTGAAGGGATAGTGACCATCAGCGCCAAAAAGAGTATTTCCGGCACTGCCGATACAGAGGATATTACCTTCGCCGCCACCGCTAAAGGTGTGTCTATCAGCGGAAACACAGATGTGAAAGTGGAGAGCCTTACGGCTGCCGCCAATGTGATAGGCAGCACCATTGCTAATATTTTCGGGGCGGATGTAACTGTGAACGGAGGTACTACTATCCGCGTAGGTTCACCTGATACAGATATTACCTGA
- a CDS encoding DUF5458 family protein → MSAQNEKMQDARQNEPVLQHGAPSETSSPSLDDNLQKLVKVGGFDFLEAILDGLQNLSPERKARKKIFLTDQDKAAERKELLKKIRIWQDLLKKDGAVSELKEECQQKADETDSRLKKNIGLALDATRNLEQAYRTVHLFFKNTESDKLTNVSLLNASLDQLADLDNPRFIEHVAEEFKQNYDRLDLRDNYSLLVIPGYLGSNKVIERWAKIAHNNKAMLVTDFLNLDQPDDVIDLFTAANLTGGDAFRSNVIMTCNWLVGRGKVEGAGEEDDLHVPGSAALAGKMYYTLMSQVTAGKKHGAMNEADGVRFDLKKSEISQLERIGLVPMVNEYGKVMAFSAKTLFNGDNIGLQTYSVVRVFDYVTKVLFDFLNRRAFENWNTKTEADLRQQIVRFLDSIQGPDRLIERFKIMRFERDEVQKDRIHLDIHITPYFPAKSFVVKLDGYKGEDEHTTWNTEYATTQK, encoded by the coding sequence ATGTCAGCACAAAACGAAAAAATGCAGGATGCCCGGCAGAATGAACCCGTTCTGCAACATGGTGCTCCTTCGGAAACCAGTTCGCCTTCTCTCGATGATAACCTGCAAAAGCTTGTAAAAGTTGGTGGGTTCGATTTCCTTGAAGCGATCTTAGACGGATTGCAAAATCTAAGTCCGGAACGAAAGGCCCGGAAAAAGATCTTCCTGACGGATCAGGACAAAGCTGCCGAAAGAAAAGAACTCCTGAAAAAGATCCGGATCTGGCAGGACCTGTTGAAGAAGGATGGCGCTGTCAGTGAATTGAAAGAAGAATGCCAGCAGAAGGCTGATGAAACAGATAGCCGCCTGAAAAAGAATATAGGCCTTGCTTTGGATGCCACCAGGAACCTTGAGCAGGCCTACCGCACCGTGCATCTTTTCTTCAAAAATACAGAGAGTGATAAACTCACTAACGTATCCCTGCTCAACGCTTCCTTAGATCAGCTGGCAGATCTTGATAACCCCCGTTTCATTGAGCATGTGGCAGAAGAATTCAAACAGAACTACGACCGGCTTGATCTGCGCGACAACTATTCACTGCTGGTGATACCCGGTTACCTGGGTTCTAATAAAGTGATAGAAAGATGGGCGAAGATCGCACATAATAATAAGGCCATGCTGGTAACAGACTTCCTCAACCTGGATCAGCCTGATGATGTCATAGACCTCTTTACCGCCGCCAATCTTACCGGTGGTGATGCTTTCCGTTCCAATGTGATCATGACCTGTAACTGGCTGGTAGGCCGTGGGAAAGTAGAGGGAGCCGGAGAGGAAGATGATCTCCATGTGCCTGGTTCCGCAGCCCTGGCAGGTAAAATGTACTACACGCTTATGAGCCAGGTAACAGCTGGTAAGAAACATGGTGCTATGAATGAGGCAGATGGCGTACGCTTTGATCTTAAAAAAAGCGAGATCTCTCAATTGGAAAGAATTGGCCTGGTGCCAATGGTAAATGAGTATGGCAAAGTAATGGCATTCTCTGCCAAAACACTTTTCAACGGAGATAACATTGGCCTGCAAACATATTCTGTGGTAAGGGTGTTCGACTATGTAACCAAAGTACTATTCGACTTCCTGAACAGAAGAGCGTTCGAGAACTGGAACACTAAAACGGAAGCAGATCTGCGCCAGCAGATAGTTCGTTTCCTGGATAGTATACAGGGCCCGGACCGCCTCATTGAACGCTTCAAGATCATGCGTTTTGAAAGGGACGAAGTGCAGAAAGACCGGATACACCTGGATATACACATCACACCTTATTTCCCTGCAAAAAGCTTTGTGGTAAAGCTGGACGGGTATAAGGGAGAAGATGAGCACACTACCTGGAATACAGAGTATGCTACTACCCAGAAATAG
- a CDS encoding NAD(P)H-dependent oxidoreductase encodes MKNLLILHGDTTKTGINQAFAKAYRQGAETVGAMVKELYIMDLKFNSNKQFSNQITPLEPDLLAALEKIQWASHIVLFCTVNHDSIPAKLSGFFDRLFMPPVQGMADKSARGLGVYSGKSARIVSVLDEESWKEWQLTKKPTYHAIKRNVLERCRISPVRTCTIGYVHSPENDYTKKWIGKLHAFGEKFM; translated from the coding sequence ATGAAGAATCTGTTAATTTTACACGGAGATACAACAAAAACAGGCATCAACCAGGCATTTGCAAAAGCATACCGCCAGGGTGCCGAAACAGTAGGAGCGATGGTGAAGGAATTGTATATTATGGACCTGAAATTCAATTCCAATAAACAGTTCTCTAACCAGATCACACCGCTGGAGCCCGATCTGCTGGCCGCTTTGGAGAAAATTCAATGGGCCAGCCACATCGTTCTTTTCTGTACGGTTAATCATGATTCCATTCCGGCTAAATTGTCCGGTTTCTTTGACCGCTTGTTCATGCCTCCTGTGCAGGGTATGGCAGATAAATCGGCCAGAGGACTGGGTGTATATTCCGGAAAATCGGCACGGATTGTGTCAGTATTAGACGAAGAAAGCTGGAAGGAATGGCAACTCACCAAGAAGCCTACCTATCATGCTATCAAACGCAATGTGCTGGAACGTTGCAGGATCAGCCCGGTGCGTACCTGTACAATTGGTTATGTACATTCGCCGGAAAATGACTATACAAAAAAGTGGATAGGAAAACTGCATGCTTTTGGAGAAAAATTCATGTAA
- a CDS encoding polymorphic toxin-type HINT domain-containing protein has protein sequence MEQLEYITYKAMMECDQGSAPGLFMPSYNQTVKINGCKVSTAMDKIPITNVPNFVVCKKTQKPCVPVTTIWEDTYPVKVKGQQTLVGKSCIKCTVGGKVSFLTSGQVPLTAEEEDQLNGMRDDVKKAYDEEQAEKNKPWWKKAGEFIVDCVPVVGPIVSMAKNISEGNWGMAALDAGFLALDVVGLVAAPFTGGASVAGATAVKIGARQAIKAGVKQVAKKVSKEALEAGVKQTAEMISKLSMRSLTRGKLCVFACFPAGTLVAVANGHKRIEDILQGDAVWTYDEETGETSLQTVTNTLERTTDALVTVITDQSVVQVTPEHPFYADGLWKEAGLLEKGDTIQMKNGKQALVVNVTYQYSAVEAGEQLILTNEEHEITEINEPLTAENSVKVYNFEVADGHTYFVGVQELLVHNVCIKRVVKETGEVVYDLVLKMKDEWTAAQRAAAKKKAAALTKADTRVVKKPQRLPDTRGRYKKAGGKVKDTEDVDHIQDLQLDGLDDVTNMNGLDFSVNRSMGRQIQGDIKDLPAGTKIGKVTIK, from the coding sequence ATGGAACAACTCGAGTATATCACATATAAAGCGATGATGGAGTGCGACCAGGGTAGTGCACCTGGCCTCTTTATGCCTTCCTATAACCAAACAGTAAAGATCAACGGGTGTAAGGTATCTACTGCTATGGATAAGATACCGATCACTAATGTGCCGAACTTTGTAGTATGCAAAAAAACGCAAAAACCTTGTGTGCCCGTAACCACCATATGGGAGGATACCTATCCCGTAAAGGTTAAAGGCCAGCAAACACTGGTGGGCAAAAGCTGCATTAAATGCACTGTTGGAGGTAAAGTATCCTTTCTGACCAGTGGGCAGGTACCGCTTACCGCCGAAGAAGAAGATCAGCTCAACGGCATGCGGGATGATGTGAAGAAAGCTTATGATGAAGAACAGGCGGAAAAGAATAAACCCTGGTGGAAAAAAGCAGGAGAGTTTATTGTAGACTGTGTGCCGGTGGTAGGGCCCATTGTAAGCATGGCCAAAAACATCAGCGAAGGTAACTGGGGCATGGCTGCATTGGATGCAGGTTTTCTTGCCCTGGATGTGGTTGGCCTCGTTGCCGCTCCGTTCACGGGAGGAGCTTCCGTTGCAGGTGCCACAGCAGTGAAAATAGGAGCCCGGCAGGCCATTAAAGCCGGCGTGAAGCAGGTAGCTAAAAAGGTTTCTAAAGAAGCCCTGGAAGCAGGTGTAAAGCAAACCGCGGAAATGATCAGCAAACTATCCATGAGGAGTCTTACCCGTGGTAAGTTATGTGTATTCGCCTGTTTCCCCGCAGGTACGCTGGTGGCAGTTGCAAACGGTCACAAACGTATTGAAGATATCTTACAGGGTGATGCCGTATGGACGTACGATGAAGAAACCGGCGAAACCTCCCTGCAAACAGTTACCAATACCCTGGAGCGTACCACAGATGCACTGGTTACAGTAATTACGGATCAGTCAGTGGTACAGGTTACCCCTGAACATCCTTTTTACGCAGATGGTTTGTGGAAGGAAGCCGGCTTACTGGAAAAGGGGGATACCATTCAGATGAAGAACGGCAAACAAGCACTTGTGGTAAATGTAACTTACCAATATAGTGCTGTTGAAGCGGGTGAGCAGCTGATCTTGACAAATGAAGAACATGAAATAACAGAAATAAATGAACCCCTGACCGCAGAAAACTCTGTTAAAGTCTATAACTTTGAAGTAGCCGATGGGCATACCTATTTTGTTGGCGTGCAGGAACTGCTGGTGCATAATGTTTGTATCAAAAGAGTGGTCAAAGAAACCGGCGAAGTTGTATACGACCTTGTACTGAAAATGAAAGACGAATGGACGGCTGCCCAAAGAGCTGCCGCTAAGAAAAAAGCGGCCGCCCTTACAAAGGCAGATACACGGGTAGTAAAGAAACCCCAAAGGCTGCCGGATACAAGAGGGCGTTATAAAAAAGCCGGTGGTAAGGTAAAGGATACAGAAGATGTTGACCATATACAGGACCTGCAGCTGGATGGCCTGGATGATGTGACAAATATGAACGGGCTTGATTTCAGTGTGAACAGAAGCATGGGCCGTCAGATACAGGGTGATATTAAAGACTTGCCGGCAGGCACAAAGATTGGTAAGGTAACTATCAAATAA
- a CDS encoding ATP-dependent Clp protease ATP-binding subunit, whose protein sequence is MNFLNLSESVKHAVHVARSLAKERRHASYGPPHLLAGLLHKETGLRPFLKAIDQDAGYLQEWAEVRLDEYPNVHALSADITGTPEITTVFEEADDVRLKMGIDLITPVCVLTALSKPNIGFPADQMKSFPVKERELINAYLNNTSLPVNGNGNPEAHMEEHKTAGALAKYCIDRTAEARSGGRDPIIGRDMELRMVMEVLCRRSKPNVIITGDAGVGKTALVDGLAQQIVSGNVPEVLKSAAIMELDTGSLIAGASYKGEIEDRLKSIIADIKRAGKVILFIDEIHSLLDPKGSIGSGAGNLLKPELARGEITVIGATTIEEYRKLIEPEKAFSRRFEIVQVAEPDDATAVSMLACQLPLYEEHHQLKIQEGMIEECVRLARRYMKDRRLPDAAFDLLDRTMAAIKMMNDTSGRELEELERQVKESNDMERVHENFRRQLSPVLLGRLDVTPPEGEVERAYLEDLLEKLRVLAAVKVTEAGRQDAAAVISFKTGIPIGKVQAGEKEKLMNMEAHLKQRVVGQDHALKALSAAILESRSGLGKKGQPIGSFFLLGPTGTGKTELAKSIAEFLFNDEKAMIRFDMSEFKEEHSAALLYGAPPGYVGYEEGGLLVNKIRQQPYAVLLFDEIEKAHPSVFDIFLQIMDEGIIHDRLGKEGDFSNALILFTSNIGSEWITEQFSQNSMPQPAQLMELMTRHFRPEFLARLSEIVPFSPITEDNVVKIFNIQLKSLLEALARQHIELDISEDARRMLALSGFTPRYGARQITGVIRNQLRRPISRHIIAGELNAGKKVTVSLREDSGELDWNISTA, encoded by the coding sequence ATGAATTTCCTGAACCTCAGTGAATCAGTAAAACATGCGGTACATGTTGCCCGGTCCCTGGCAAAGGAACGCAGGCATGCGAGCTACGGACCGCCACATCTGCTTGCAGGGTTGTTGCATAAGGAAACCGGTCTGCGCCCTTTCCTAAAAGCAATTGATCAGGATGCGGGCTACCTGCAGGAATGGGCAGAGGTGCGCCTGGATGAATACCCCAACGTACATGCGCTTTCTGCAGATATTACCGGTACGCCGGAAATAACTACTGTGTTTGAAGAAGCAGATGATGTGCGGCTTAAGATGGGGATAGACCTGATCACGCCAGTTTGTGTACTTACTGCATTGAGTAAACCAAACATCGGATTCCCGGCAGATCAGATGAAATCTTTCCCGGTCAAAGAACGGGAGCTGATCAATGCTTATCTCAATAATACATCGCTGCCTGTAAATGGAAACGGCAACCCGGAAGCGCATATGGAAGAACACAAAACCGCAGGCGCACTGGCAAAATATTGCATTGACAGAACGGCCGAAGCGCGTAGCGGGGGAAGAGATCCTATAATAGGCCGCGACATGGAGCTGCGGATGGTGATGGAGGTTTTGTGCCGCCGTTCTAAACCCAATGTGATCATTACCGGGGATGCAGGTGTAGGTAAAACTGCATTGGTGGATGGGCTGGCGCAGCAAATCGTTTCCGGTAATGTGCCGGAGGTACTCAAAAGCGCTGCCATCATGGAGCTGGATACAGGCAGCCTCATTGCAGGCGCTTCCTATAAAGGTGAAATTGAAGACCGTTTAAAAAGCATTATTGCAGATATCAAACGCGCAGGTAAGGTGATCCTTTTTATTGATGAGATACATAGTTTGCTGGATCCCAAAGGTTCCATCGGCAGCGGAGCAGGTAACCTGCTAAAGCCCGAACTGGCCCGTGGTGAGATTACGGTGATCGGTGCCACAACTATTGAAGAATACCGCAAACTCATAGAACCGGAAAAAGCGTTTAGCCGCAGATTTGAAATTGTGCAGGTAGCAGAGCCCGATGATGCTACAGCTGTTAGTATGCTGGCATGCCAGTTGCCTTTATATGAAGAACATCATCAGCTGAAGATACAGGAAGGAATGATAGAAGAATGTGTGCGTCTCGCACGGCGGTATATGAAAGACAGGCGCTTGCCGGATGCTGCATTTGATCTGCTGGATCGTACGATGGCCGCTATTAAAATGATGAATGATACATCAGGCAGGGAATTAGAAGAATTGGAACGGCAGGTAAAGGAGAGCAATGATATGGAGCGGGTACATGAAAATTTCCGCCGGCAACTGAGCCCGGTGCTGCTGGGGCGGCTGGATGTTACGCCTCCTGAAGGAGAAGTAGAACGCGCCTACCTGGAAGATCTGCTGGAAAAGCTCAGGGTGCTTGCTGCTGTGAAAGTAACAGAAGCAGGCCGCCAAGATGCTGCGGCAGTGATCTCTTTTAAAACCGGTATTCCCATCGGTAAGGTACAGGCAGGCGAAAAAGAAAAGCTGATGAACATGGAAGCGCATCTCAAACAACGGGTGGTAGGGCAGGATCATGCATTAAAAGCGCTTTCGGCAGCTATCCTGGAATCACGCAGCGGCCTTGGAAAAAAAGGGCAGCCCATTGGATCTTTCTTCCTGCTTGGGCCTACAGGCACTGGCAAAACAGAACTGGCCAAATCCATCGCAGAATTCCTGTTTAATGATGAAAAGGCGATGATCCGTTTTGATATGAGCGAATTCAAGGAAGAACATTCTGCCGCACTGCTGTATGGAGCACCTCCGGGTTATGTTGGATACGAAGAAGGAGGATTACTTGTGAACAAGATCCGGCAACAACCGTATGCGGTACTGTTGTTTGATGAAATAGAAAAGGCACATCCATCTGTGTTTGATATCTTCCTGCAGATCATGGACGAAGGGATCATTCACGACCGGCTGGGTAAGGAGGGTGATTTTTCAAACGCGCTTATCCTGTTCACCTCCAATATCGGCAGTGAGTGGATCACGGAGCAGTTCAGCCAGAACAGCATGCCACAGCCTGCTCAGCTGATGGAGTTGATGACGCGGCACTTCCGCCCCGAATTCCTTGCCCGTTTATCTGAGATAGTACCTTTCAGCCCGATCACGGAAGATAATGTGGTGAAGATCTTTAACATACAGCTGAAAAGCCTGCTGGAAGCACTTGCACGCCAGCATATTGAACTCGATATTTCAGAGGATGCCCGCAGGATGCTGGCACTGAGCGGTTTTACGCCCAGGTATGGTGCGCGTCAGATCACCGGCGTTATCCGGAATCAGCTGCGCCGTCCTATTTCCCGCCATATTATCGCAGGGGAACTGAATGCGGGAAAGAAGGTCACAGTAAGCCTTCGGGAAGATTCCGGAGAGTTGGACTGGAACATTAGTACGGCATGA
- a CDS encoding PQQ-dependent sugar dehydrogenase translates to MKTSYTLTLVLISFLLFQSCRKHDDKPPKAVTLQLIADNLVSPLGVVAVPDNTKRLFIIDQIGKIWIVDDNGSRLSTPFIDVSSIMVQLNARYDERGLLGFAFHPDYRSNGRFYVYYTMPPRTGTSSNNLSRISEFRVSSNPNLADMSSEKVLLDLDDPQSNHNGGTLAFGPDGYLYIAIGDGGGANDVAPGHVTDWYLPNAGGNGQDLDSNLFGNILRIDVNSGSPYSIPASNPFVGKPGKDEIYAYGFRNPYRFSFDMGGDHWLYAGDAGQVLYEEIDVVRKGGNYGWNVKEGTHCFNAANNSVELPGCPAVDVFGMSFIDPVIEMKNSANPTGGKATTVIGGNVYRGKDIPEFKGMYLFGSFSQPGGVPNGELFIARPRSGNGLWDFAEVTLKDYPNDLGYYLKGFGQDKEGEVYLTVSSVAGPTDVTGKVFKLVAEKVEGGKK, encoded by the coding sequence ATGAAAACCAGTTACACCCTCACACTAGTATTGATCAGTTTTTTGCTATTTCAAAGCTGCAGAAAACATGACGACAAACCGCCCAAAGCAGTAACACTTCAACTCATTGCGGACAATCTTGTTTCACCACTTGGTGTTGTAGCTGTTCCGGACAACACTAAACGGCTCTTCATCATTGATCAGATCGGGAAGATCTGGATCGTAGATGATAATGGCAGCAGGTTATCTACTCCGTTCATTGATGTGAGTAGTATAATGGTGCAACTGAATGCACGTTATGATGAACGCGGATTACTGGGATTTGCTTTCCACCCGGATTACAGGAGCAACGGACGTTTTTATGTTTATTACACTATGCCTCCCCGCACAGGTACCTCCTCGAATAACCTGAGCCGCATTTCAGAATTCAGGGTTTCTTCCAATCCCAATCTAGCAGACATGAGTTCTGAAAAGGTACTGCTGGACCTAGATGACCCGCAGTCCAATCACAACGGCGGCACGCTGGCTTTTGGGCCTGATGGTTATCTCTACATTGCCATTGGCGATGGCGGAGGCGCTAATGATGTAGCACCGGGCCATGTAACGGACTGGTATCTTCCCAATGCAGGGGGTAATGGACAAGACCTGGATTCCAACCTCTTCGGCAACATTTTACGTATTGATGTAAACAGCGGCAGCCCTTATAGCATCCCTGCCAGCAATCCCTTTGTTGGCAAACCCGGAAAGGATGAGATCTATGCATATGGCTTCCGTAACCCTTACCGTTTTTCTTTTGACATGGGTGGCGACCATTGGTTATATGCAGGTGATGCAGGCCAGGTGCTTTATGAAGAAATTGATGTAGTGAGAAAAGGAGGAAATTATGGATGGAATGTAAAGGAAGGTACGCATTGTTTTAATGCCGCCAACAATAGTGTGGAATTGCCGGGATGCCCTGCTGTTGATGTATTTGGGATGAGTTTTATTGACCCTGTTATAGAAATGAAGAACAGTGCAAACCCTACCGGAGGCAAAGCCACCACTGTTATAGGCGGGAATGTTTACCGCGGTAAGGATATTCCTGAATTCAAAGGCATGTACCTTTTCGGCAGTTTTTCCCAACCGGGGGGAGTACCGAATGGAGAACTCTTCATTGCCAGGCCGCGCAGTGGAAACGGCTTATGGGATTTTGCAGAAGTTACGCTGAAAGATTATCCGAATGATCTGGGTTACTACCTGAAAGGATTCGGACAGGATAAAGAAGGAGAAGTTTATCTAACGGTTTCCAGTGTGGCCGGGCCAACCGATGTTACCGGAAAGGTGTTTAAACTGGTAGCTGAAAAAGTGGAGGGCGGAAAGAAATAA
- a CDS encoding c-type cytochrome: MRYSLFILPLLAILILSNKTMLPPAAGDALYKKNCKVCHGNDGARGFMGAKNLKLSNMETSAIIQQIREGKSPMPSFKKKFSEDELAVLADYVKSLRQL; this comes from the coding sequence ATGCGATACTCACTTTTTATCCTGCCGCTTTTAGCGATACTGATCCTGAGTAATAAAACAATGTTACCGCCGGCAGCAGGAGATGCGCTTTATAAGAAGAACTGTAAAGTATGCCATGGAAATGATGGCGCCAGGGGTTTCATGGGCGCTAAAAATCTTAAGCTGAGCAATATGGAAACCAGCGCTATTATACAACAGATCCGGGAAGGGAAAAGCCCCATGCCATCCTTTAAAAAGAAGTTTTCAGAAGATGAACTGGCCGTATTGGCTGATTATGTAAAAAGTTTAAGGCAGCTCTGA